One Streptomyces sp. NBC_01217 genomic region harbors:
- a CDS encoding acyl-CoA dehydrogenase, with protein MLIGTEAQAAVRAPGQESRAAARVAELDRRLGDPTDESNELSYARLLEADEAGELSKPGERALDELSLGADFVPRAEGGRLERLDTLVRVMRQVFRRDVALGLGYGVTSFMAAVNVWTSGDTAQRARLAKILNRGGKVSVAYHELAHGNDFVRNEFEARPTEGGGYLLNGAKQVINNAERADAWVLFGRTSPAPGSRSHSVLLVERDGLDTGSWQVLPRYDAVGVRGCLLSGLRFDDTPVRASALVGEEGKGVETALRAFQITRSALPGMAVGTTDTALRTVVRFALGRQLYRKSVMEIPHARGTLSGAFADLLTCDSLSLAATRAVHLLPEQTSVFAAATKYLVPKVLTDAMHELSIVLGARFYIRDGEHGIFQKHLRDMPVLSLGHAGSAACQATIIPQLSRLARRSWFSDEPAPAELFQPRTDLPGLPYDRLTLASGRDGLSATLVAAVDRLPGVSPEERAVQMLALQLVDELRQVQEASRALAPGDRTALAGPATFALADRYAVLLAAASAIGVWQQASRDGGDAFLADPAWLAAALHRLVRRLGRRPAELPASVDARMHEEVLRRFHTRTSYDLYDTPLAG; from the coding sequence ATGCTGATCGGCACAGAGGCCCAGGCCGCCGTGCGGGCGCCCGGACAGGAGTCGCGGGCCGCGGCCCGCGTCGCCGAACTGGACCGGCGGCTCGGCGACCCCACCGACGAGAGCAACGAACTGTCCTACGCCCGGCTGCTCGAAGCGGACGAGGCCGGTGAACTCTCCAAGCCCGGCGAGCGCGCCCTCGACGAACTGAGCCTGGGCGCCGACTTCGTGCCGCGCGCCGAGGGCGGCCGCCTGGAGCGGCTCGACACCCTGGTCCGGGTCATGCGGCAGGTGTTCCGCCGCGACGTCGCCCTCGGCCTCGGCTACGGCGTGACCTCCTTCATGGCCGCCGTCAACGTCTGGACCTCCGGAGACACCGCGCAGCGCGCACGCCTCGCGAAGATCCTCAACCGCGGCGGCAAGGTCTCGGTCGCCTACCACGAACTCGCGCACGGCAACGACTTCGTGCGCAACGAGTTCGAGGCCCGCCCCACGGAGGGCGGCGGTTATCTGCTGAACGGCGCCAAGCAGGTCATCAACAACGCCGAACGCGCGGACGCCTGGGTCCTGTTCGGCCGCACCAGTCCCGCACCGGGCAGCCGCAGCCACTCGGTGCTTCTCGTCGAGCGCGACGGGCTCGACACCGGCTCCTGGCAGGTGCTGCCCCGCTACGACGCCGTCGGCGTGCGCGGCTGCCTGCTGTCCGGACTCCGGTTCGACGACACCCCCGTGCGCGCCTCGGCCCTCGTCGGCGAGGAGGGCAAGGGGGTCGAAACCGCCCTGCGCGCCTTCCAGATCACCCGGTCCGCGCTCCCCGGCATGGCGGTCGGCACCACCGACACCGCCCTGCGGACCGTCGTACGCTTCGCGCTCGGCCGGCAGCTCTACCGCAAGTCCGTCATGGAGATCCCGCACGCCAGGGGCACCCTCTCCGGGGCCTTCGCCGACCTGCTGACCTGCGACAGCCTCTCCCTGGCCGCGACCCGGGCGGTGCACCTGCTCCCCGAGCAGACCAGCGTGTTCGCCGCCGCCACCAAGTACCTCGTCCCGAAGGTGCTCACCGACGCCATGCACGAGCTGTCCATCGTGCTCGGGGCCCGCTTCTACATCCGCGACGGCGAACACGGCATCTTCCAGAAACACCTGCGCGACATGCCGGTGCTCAGCCTCGGCCACGCCGGCTCCGCGGCCTGCCAGGCCACGATCATCCCCCAGCTGTCCCGGCTCGCCCGGCGCTCCTGGTTCAGCGACGAACCGGCACCCGCCGAGCTCTTCCAGCCGCGCACGGACCTGCCCGGCCTTCCCTACGACCGGCTCACCCTGGCGAGCGGACGCGACGGCCTCAGCGCCACCCTGGTCGCCGCCGTGGACCGGCTGCCCGGCGTCTCGCCCGAGGAACGGGCCGTCCAAATGCTCGCACTCCAACTGGTGGACGAGCTGCGGCAGGTCCAGGAGGCGAGCCGCGCGCTCGCACCCGGGGACCGTACGGCCCTCGCCGGCCCCGCCACCTTCGCCCTCGCCGACCGCTACGCCGTCCTGCTCGCGGCCGCCTCGGCCATCGGCGTGTGGCAGCAGGCGTCACGCGACGGCGGCGACGCGTTCCTCGCCGACCCCGCCTGGCTCGCCGCCGCACTGCACCGGCTCGTCCGGCGCCTCGGCCGGCGGCCCGCCGAGCTCCCGGCCTCGGTGGACGCCCGGATGCACGAGGAAGTACTGCGCAGATTCCACACGCGCACCAGCTACGACCTGTACGACACCCCGCTCGCCGGCTGA
- a CDS encoding acyl carrier protein, which translates to MSVPTTGPTTESLTTWLAERIALYLKRQPAGIDPDVPLAEYGLDSVAALSLCGDIEDDFDLVIEPTAAWDYPTVHALAGHLMQELAAGDAKDGGA; encoded by the coding sequence ATGTCCGTTCCGACCACCGGACCCACCACCGAGTCTCTGACCACGTGGTTGGCCGAGCGCATCGCCCTGTACCTCAAGCGGCAGCCCGCCGGGATCGACCCGGACGTGCCCCTCGCCGAGTACGGCCTCGACTCCGTCGCCGCCCTCAGCCTCTGCGGAGACATCGAGGACGACTTCGACCTCGTGATCGAGCCGACGGCCGCCTGGGACTACCCGACCGTCCACGCGCTCGCCGGCCATCTCATGCAGGAGCTCGCCGCCGGGGACGCGAAGGACGGCGGCGCCTGA
- a CDS encoding fatty acyl-AMP ligase — protein sequence MTNFRTFTELVLERTEARSAADAFIFLPDDARGSVPQHLTSAGLDREARRIASWLQEYGAANRQVLLLYPPGLDFIKAFTACLYAGAVAVPAPLPTEQGQHFARVFGILRDAEACAVLTDSANAPAISAWLAAEGFSDVPCLATDDPAQGDAGAWHAPSPTPESLAFLQYTSGSTSDPKGVVVSHRNLLANEAAIQRSIGTGPETVCGGWLPFYHDMGLIGHILHPLYLGIPAVLMAPFTFLKRPYRWLKMMGDYGVTTGGGPNFAYDLCVRRVTDAQLETLDLSSWTTACNGAEPVRAETVRAFTERFAPAGFRPETLFPCYGMAETTLLVSGIPRTAGPRVLDVDAEALERGELAGPRADEPTRSLVSSGIARDFDVRIVGPETHVAKPGGHVGEIWLKGDSVASGYWKRPQTNQEVFDAAICDGKGGHDGGGWLRTGDLGVLQDGELYVTGRLKEMVILAGRNLYPQDVERAVQASDEVFGTGAGAVFAVETDREHLVAVQEVRPHSVSTDLHTLASGVQSFISKEFSIPAGNVLLVRPGTVRKTTSGKIQRTLMRKLFLEGQITALYEVLEPAVRELITSAGAGDTTGAAESLESVV from the coding sequence TTGACGAACTTCCGAACCTTCACGGAACTGGTTCTGGAGCGCACCGAAGCCCGCAGCGCCGCGGATGCCTTCATCTTCCTGCCCGACGATGCCCGTGGCTCGGTGCCGCAGCACCTCACGTCCGCCGGGCTCGATCGGGAGGCGCGCAGAATCGCATCATGGCTCCAGGAGTACGGAGCCGCGAACCGCCAGGTCCTCCTGCTCTACCCGCCGGGCCTGGACTTCATCAAGGCGTTCACCGCCTGCCTGTACGCCGGTGCCGTGGCCGTCCCCGCACCGCTGCCCACCGAGCAGGGCCAGCACTTCGCCCGGGTCTTCGGCATTCTGCGCGACGCCGAGGCGTGCGCCGTGCTCACCGACTCGGCCAACGCCCCCGCGATCTCCGCCTGGCTGGCCGCGGAGGGCTTCTCCGACGTGCCGTGCCTGGCCACCGACGATCCGGCCCAGGGCGACGCGGGAGCCTGGCACGCGCCCTCCCCCACTCCTGAGAGCCTGGCCTTCCTGCAGTACACCTCCGGCTCGACGAGCGACCCCAAGGGCGTCGTGGTCTCGCACCGCAACCTGCTCGCCAACGAGGCGGCGATCCAGCGGTCGATCGGCACCGGCCCGGAGACCGTGTGCGGCGGCTGGCTGCCCTTCTACCACGACATGGGCCTGATCGGGCACATCCTCCACCCGCTCTACCTCGGCATCCCCGCCGTCCTGATGGCACCCTTCACCTTCCTCAAGCGCCCCTACCGCTGGCTGAAGATGATGGGTGACTACGGAGTCACGACCGGCGGCGGCCCCAACTTCGCGTACGACCTGTGCGTGCGCAGGGTCACCGACGCGCAGCTGGAGACGCTCGACCTGTCCTCCTGGACGACCGCCTGCAACGGCGCCGAGCCGGTCAGGGCCGAGACGGTCCGTGCCTTCACCGAGCGCTTCGCGCCCGCGGGATTCCGCCCCGAGACCCTTTTCCCCTGCTACGGCATGGCCGAGACGACCCTGCTGGTCTCCGGTATCCCGCGCACCGCAGGCCCCCGCGTGCTCGACGTCGACGCCGAGGCACTGGAACGCGGAGAACTGGCCGGCCCGCGTGCGGACGAACCCACCCGCTCCCTCGTCAGCAGCGGGATCGCGCGGGACTTCGACGTCCGCATCGTCGGCCCGGAGACCCACGTCGCGAAGCCGGGGGGACACGTCGGCGAGATCTGGCTCAAGGGCGACAGCGTTGCCTCCGGCTACTGGAAGCGGCCGCAGACCAACCAGGAGGTCTTCGACGCGGCGATCTGCGACGGCAAGGGCGGACACGACGGCGGCGGCTGGCTGCGCACCGGCGACCTGGGTGTACTCCAGGACGGAGAGCTCTACGTCACCGGCCGGCTCAAGGAGATGGTGATCCTGGCGGGCCGCAACCTCTACCCGCAGGACGTCGAACGCGCCGTCCAGGCCAGCGACGAGGTCTTCGGTACCGGCGCGGGCGCCGTCTTCGCCGTCGAGACCGACCGCGAGCACCTGGTGGCAGTCCAGGAGGTCCGCCCCCACAGCGTCTCCACCGACCTGCACACCCTCGCCTCCGGCGTCCAGAGCTTCATCAGCAAGGAGTTCAGCATCCCCGCCGGCAACGTCCTGCTGGTGCGCCCCGGAACCGTCCGCAAGACCACCAGCGGCAAGATCCAGCGGACCCTGATGCGCAAACTGTTCCTGGAGGGCCAGATCACCGCGCTGTACGAGGTCCTGGAGCCGGCCGTCCGCGAACTGATCACTTCCGCCGGGGCCGGCGACACCACCGGCGCCGCCGAGTCCCTGGAATCGGTGGTCTGA
- a CDS encoding acyl carrier protein, which produces MSVDSTAPTPVPAAGGFTLDDYVRLVNDEIGMPLAPEQVAAAFDELPDWDSLYLLKLVTTLEPAIGHKVPVGKVLEARSLKEIYELAVTG; this is translated from the coding sequence ATGAGCGTCGACAGCACCGCCCCCACGCCCGTTCCCGCCGCGGGCGGCTTCACCCTCGACGACTACGTCCGGCTCGTCAACGACGAGATCGGCATGCCGCTCGCACCCGAGCAGGTGGCCGCCGCCTTCGACGAACTCCCCGACTGGGACTCGCTGTATCTCCTCAAACTCGTCACCACCCTGGAACCCGCCATCGGCCACAAGGTCCCGGTCGGCAAGGTCCTGGAGGCCCGCAGCCTCAAGGAGATCTACGAACTGGCGGTGACCGGGTGA
- a CDS encoding acyl-CoA dehydrogenase family protein — MEHLPYRLAEEFDRFLGDPNDPGELFSYAHCSELDDKEEFPADICRRFQEWGLPDQYVPVEHGGRLRDYEQVLQLVRAVARRDLTCAIGHGKTYLGGVCVWVAGSAEQGARLGADIMAGVPVSLGLTERAHGSDLLAGDVRTDDTAPDADGHWLVSGEKWLINNATRGSVLSLLTRTRPDGGPRGFSVLLVDKRELDEDTYRHLPKIRTHGIRGADISGIAFDGARVPQGALVGAEGAGLEIVLKALQLTRTMCAALSLGAGDHGLRLGLDFAEERELYGRRLIDLPQARHVLAGAAADVLLHEAVALVAARAVQTQTAELGVASAVTKYLLPTGTDQVLADLTGLLGARAFLKDVHADGRFQKVVRDHRIVGLFDGNTLVNLNSLVNQFRSLVRGFRRGTGDTAGADAACDLAAPLPPLDPARLTLVARHGSGLMAGLAGSVDEITRRAETNPALAPVAGAARRLLAVTTAVHAEMEEYQGVLTEVPPAAFEVARRYTLCWAGAACLGLWTRSTDHVQGDPYTGELWRDGRWLHTALDRLLVRLGEAPAAGEGTYEELLGALRAARSSGRLFSLLPQRVPERQPATPGAAAGESERTSC; from the coding sequence GTGGAACACCTGCCCTACCGGCTCGCGGAAGAGTTCGACCGCTTCCTCGGTGACCCCAACGACCCCGGCGAGCTCTTCTCCTACGCGCACTGCTCGGAACTCGACGACAAGGAGGAGTTCCCCGCCGACATCTGCCGCCGCTTCCAGGAGTGGGGCCTGCCCGACCAGTACGTACCGGTCGAGCACGGCGGCAGGCTGCGCGACTACGAGCAGGTGCTCCAGCTCGTCCGCGCCGTCGCCCGCCGCGATCTGACCTGCGCCATCGGCCACGGCAAGACCTATCTCGGCGGGGTCTGCGTATGGGTGGCGGGCTCCGCGGAGCAGGGCGCCCGGCTCGGCGCCGACATCATGGCCGGGGTCCCGGTCTCCCTCGGGCTCACCGAACGCGCCCACGGCAGCGACCTGCTCGCCGGTGACGTGCGCACCGACGACACGGCGCCGGACGCCGACGGCCACTGGCTGGTCAGCGGCGAGAAGTGGCTGATCAACAACGCCACCCGGGGCTCGGTGCTGTCCCTGCTGACCCGCACCCGCCCGGACGGCGGCCCGCGCGGCTTCAGCGTCCTTCTCGTGGACAAGCGCGAACTCGACGAGGACACCTACCGCCACCTCCCGAAGATCCGCACCCACGGCATCCGCGGCGCCGACATCTCCGGCATCGCCTTCGACGGGGCCCGGGTGCCGCAAGGCGCCCTCGTCGGTGCCGAGGGCGCAGGCCTGGAGATCGTGCTGAAGGCGCTCCAGCTCACCCGCACCATGTGCGCGGCACTGTCGCTCGGCGCCGGCGACCACGGACTGCGGCTCGGCCTGGACTTCGCCGAGGAGCGCGAACTGTACGGCCGGCGGCTGATCGACCTCCCGCAGGCCCGCCACGTGCTGGCCGGCGCCGCCGCCGACGTCCTGCTGCACGAGGCGGTCGCCCTGGTCGCCGCCCGCGCCGTACAGACCCAGACCGCCGAACTCGGCGTCGCCTCCGCCGTCACCAAGTACCTGCTGCCCACCGGCACCGACCAGGTCCTCGCCGACCTGACCGGGCTGCTCGGCGCCCGCGCCTTCCTCAAGGACGTCCACGCCGACGGCCGGTTCCAGAAGGTCGTACGCGACCACCGCATCGTGGGACTCTTCGACGGCAACACCCTGGTCAACCTCAACTCCCTGGTCAACCAGTTCCGTTCACTGGTACGCGGCTTCCGGCGCGGCACCGGCGACACGGCGGGGGCCGACGCCGCCTGCGACCTCGCCGCACCGCTGCCGCCCCTGGACCCCGCGCGGCTGACGCTGGTCGCCCGGCACGGCAGCGGACTCATGGCGGGCCTCGCCGGCTCCGTCGACGAGATCACCCGGCGCGCGGAGACGAACCCCGCGCTCGCTCCGGTGGCCGGGGCCGCGCGGCGGCTGCTCGCCGTCACCACCGCGGTGCACGCCGAGATGGAGGAGTACCAGGGCGTCCTCACCGAGGTCCCGCCCGCCGCCTTCGAGGTCGCGCGCCGCTACACCCTGTGCTGGGCGGGAGCGGCCTGCCTCGGCCTGTGGACGCGCAGCACCGATCACGTCCAGGGCGACCCGTACACAGGGGAGTTGTGGCGCGACGGCCGGTGGCTGCACACCGCCCTGGACCGGCTGCTGGTCCGCCTCGGCGAAGCACCGGCGGCCGGCGAGGGGACGTACGAAGAACTGCTCGGCGCGCTGCGGGCGGCCCGCTCCTCGGGCCGGCTGTTCTCGCTGCTGCCGCAGCGGGTCCCCGAGCGGCAGCCCGCGACACCCGGCGCGGCCGCCGGTGAGAGTGAGAGGACGTCATGCTGA
- a CDS encoding type I polyketide synthase, whose amino-acid sequence MEPIAIVGIDCRFPGAPDTGAYWDLLMRGADGVGEVPRQRWDAKEFHSAAGDEGHANTTEGGFIADPDVFDNEFFTISPREAAAMDPQQRLLLQSAWRAVEDAGIAPRTLSGSRTGVFVGIMGNEWAQLHLTDYGNVTAQAGSGNGYCMTANRISYHLDLKGPSLAVDTACSSSLVAAHLAANALLAEECDTALVGGVNVALTPALSIFYTQAGLSAPDGRCKPFSAEANGIGRGEGVGVIVLRRLRDALADGQRVYAVIRGTAVNQDGRSNGITAPNRWSQQDVLAAAYRRAGVEPSDVVFTEAHGTGTALGDMMEVKALGHHHAGRAAKPMAIGSVKGNLGHTEGAAGIAGLIKVALSLHHRTVPASRFAAKESKQLKLRDHGLRLLKAPLRLPAGPTVAGLSSFGMGGTNAHAVLESAPAHAARPEPAHGAAPGGIGAAVFTLTAPNAEALRRNLLAQADAAAARRVSLGPLARSSNRVKAGHRHRFATAATDTAELVARLRESAADPELLARLSGRPDGRPRTAFLFTGQGSQYPRMTAVLYEQSPLYRHFLDEADAALLPHTGKSVRDLVLGGDEAVHSTRWTQPALFAVGYALGRSLTELGVQPGLLLGHSVGEFAAAVLARALPLDGAARLIAARGALMQELPEGGGMLSARAAREDLAARIEREPLVGLAAVNGPTSTVLSGDLETLEKIGAELAAEGVTTRTLQVSHAFHSPLMEPVLDRFAKIAEEVGGSVPEIPLYSTVRGRVLDSEAMDAAYWVEHIGATVLFGDAAGALLADGPTHLVETGPQPVLSQMVRRLGHGAPGPAHVLPVRGPESAGRDLAEALAELYRGGVDPDWDAAYAPEERVAHPLPPYTFSTEHRYWSKNPVRSRGTAAEPAAPMPAAHSQPETVPAAVHAPDRPGGPADPVADAVLGAVRLVGGYTDADIGPHDRLYEDLGFDSVMVMELKNRLEDRLAGIGTLTVQDLLPRLSSVGDLIAFLRELGATVPGPVSSGGIEENRALMEEERTA is encoded by the coding sequence ATGGAGCCCATAGCCATCGTCGGCATCGACTGCAGATTCCCGGGGGCGCCCGACACCGGCGCCTACTGGGACCTGCTGATGCGCGGCGCGGACGGGGTGGGGGAGGTGCCCAGGCAGCGGTGGGACGCCAAGGAGTTCCACTCGGCGGCCGGGGACGAAGGACACGCCAACACCACCGAGGGCGGCTTCATCGCCGACCCGGACGTCTTCGACAACGAGTTCTTCACCATCTCGCCGCGCGAGGCGGCCGCCATGGACCCCCAGCAGCGGCTGCTGCTGCAGTCCGCGTGGCGCGCCGTCGAGGACGCGGGAATCGCGCCGCGGACCCTGTCCGGCAGCCGGACCGGGGTGTTCGTCGGCATCATGGGCAACGAGTGGGCGCAACTGCACCTCACCGACTACGGCAACGTCACCGCCCAGGCCGGCTCCGGCAACGGCTACTGCATGACCGCCAACCGGATCTCGTACCACCTCGACCTCAAGGGCCCCAGCCTCGCCGTCGACACCGCCTGCTCCTCCTCGCTGGTCGCCGCGCATCTCGCGGCGAACGCACTGCTCGCCGAGGAGTGCGACACGGCGCTCGTCGGCGGCGTCAACGTGGCCCTCACTCCAGCCCTGTCGATCTTCTACACGCAGGCCGGTCTTTCCGCCCCCGACGGGCGCTGCAAGCCCTTCAGCGCCGAGGCGAACGGCATCGGCCGCGGCGAGGGCGTCGGCGTGATCGTGCTGCGCAGGCTGCGCGACGCGCTCGCCGACGGCCAGCGCGTGTACGCCGTCATCCGCGGCACCGCCGTCAACCAGGACGGCCGCAGCAACGGCATCACCGCACCCAACCGCTGGTCCCAGCAGGACGTGCTCGCCGCCGCCTACCGCAGGGCCGGCGTCGAGCCCTCCGACGTCGTCTTCACCGAGGCGCACGGCACCGGCACCGCTCTCGGCGACATGATGGAGGTCAAGGCCCTCGGCCACCACCACGCGGGACGTGCCGCGAAGCCCATGGCGATCGGCTCGGTCAAGGGCAACCTCGGCCACACCGAGGGCGCCGCGGGCATCGCCGGACTGATCAAGGTCGCCCTGTCCCTGCACCACCGCACCGTCCCCGCAAGCCGTTTCGCGGCCAAGGAGAGCAAGCAGCTCAAACTGCGCGACCACGGACTGCGGCTCCTCAAGGCACCGCTGCGGCTGCCCGCGGGACCCACCGTCGCCGGTCTCAGCAGCTTCGGCATGGGCGGCACCAACGCCCACGCCGTCCTGGAGTCCGCGCCCGCCCACGCGGCGCGCCCCGAACCGGCGCACGGCGCCGCGCCGGGCGGGATCGGCGCCGCCGTCTTCACCCTCACCGCGCCGAACGCCGAGGCGCTGCGCCGCAACCTGCTGGCCCAGGCGGACGCGGCGGCGGCCCGCCGGGTATCGCTGGGACCGCTGGCCAGGTCGAGCAACCGCGTCAAGGCCGGCCACCGCCACCGCTTCGCGACCGCCGCCACCGACACCGCCGAACTCGTCGCCAGGCTCCGCGAGTCGGCCGCCGACCCCGAACTGCTGGCCCGGCTCTCCGGCAGACCCGACGGGCGGCCCCGCACCGCGTTCCTGTTCACCGGGCAGGGCTCGCAGTACCCGCGGATGACCGCCGTACTGTACGAACAGTCGCCGCTGTACCGGCACTTCCTCGACGAGGCCGACGCCGCACTGCTGCCGCACACGGGGAAGTCCGTGCGCGACCTGGTCCTCGGCGGTGACGAGGCGGTGCACAGCACCCGGTGGACGCAGCCCGCCCTGTTCGCCGTCGGCTACGCCCTCGGCCGGAGCCTGACGGAACTCGGCGTGCAACCCGGCCTGCTCCTCGGCCACAGCGTCGGCGAGTTCGCCGCCGCCGTCCTGGCCCGGGCGCTCCCGCTGGACGGCGCCGCCCGGCTGATCGCCGCTCGCGGCGCCCTGATGCAGGAACTCCCCGAGGGCGGCGGCATGCTGTCCGCCCGGGCCGCCCGGGAAGACCTGGCGGCGCGGATCGAGCGGGAACCCCTGGTCGGCCTCGCTGCGGTCAACGGCCCCACGTCCACGGTGCTCTCCGGTGACCTGGAGACCCTGGAGAAGATCGGTGCCGAACTCGCGGCCGAGGGGGTCACCACCCGCACGCTCCAGGTCTCGCACGCCTTCCACTCACCGCTGATGGAGCCCGTACTGGACCGCTTCGCGAAGATCGCCGAAGAGGTCGGCGGGTCGGTGCCCGAGATCCCGCTGTACTCGACGGTGCGCGGACGGGTGCTCGACAGCGAGGCGATGGACGCCGCGTACTGGGTCGAACACATCGGCGCCACCGTGCTGTTCGGCGACGCGGCCGGCGCGCTGCTCGCCGACGGCCCGACCCATCTGGTGGAGACAGGACCCCAGCCGGTGCTCTCCCAGATGGTGCGCCGCCTCGGCCACGGCGCCCCGGGCCCGGCGCACGTCCTGCCGGTGCGCGGCCCCGAATCCGCCGGCCGGGACCTCGCCGAGGCCCTTGCCGAGCTGTACCGGGGCGGTGTCGACCCCGACTGGGACGCCGCGTACGCACCCGAGGAGCGGGTTGCGCACCCGCTGCCGCCGTACACCTTCTCGACGGAACACCGTTACTGGTCGAAGAACCCGGTGCGGAGCCGGGGAACGGCCGCCGAGCCGGCCGCCCCGATGCCCGCGGCGCACTCGCAGCCGGAGACCGTCCCCGCCGCCGTCCACGCTCCGGACCGGCCCGGCGGCCCGGCGGACCCGGTCGCGGACGCCGTCCTCGGCGCCGTCCGGCTGGTCGGCGGCTACACCGACGCCGACATCGGCCCGCACGACCGGCTCTACGAGGATCTCGGCTTCGACTCCGTCATGGTCATGGAACTGAAGAACCGGCTGGAGGACCGGCTCGCAGGCATCGGCACCCTGACGGTCCAGGACCTGCTGCCCCGGCTCTCCTCCGTCGGCGACCTCATTGCCTTTCTGCGCGAACTCGGCGCGACGGTGCCCGGTCCCGTGAGCTCCGGCGGCATCGAGGAGAACCGGGCGCTCATGGAAGAAGAGAGGACGGCATGA
- a CDS encoding 2-oxo acid dehydrogenase subunit E2, with product MSSAAAVRRRRHTLYFLEWAAAQRSVHLDTDIDMTRIQAHRAAARDSGRRYSVVGYLLYAAGRVLDRHPEANAVMAPGWPGLLRRPRIVRFDGVTAKLALDRPVEGERTVLSALVPGLEAANLREIQERIDRYRGEQAAELPEFKGVRMLGRLPVPLGRAAFAAALRNPHRRAGVFGTVSVSSLGHRNVDGFHSAGGTAVTLCAGRIVDRAVVRDGVVVPAPMMRLGLTFDHRVIDGAIAADVLSDLHHTMESFDDGTWAPDPGPDPRGADRGLRPFGGLEQSTR from the coding sequence GTGAGCTCCGCCGCCGCCGTACGCCGCCGCCGCCACACTCTGTACTTCCTGGAGTGGGCGGCGGCCCAGCGGTCCGTACACCTGGACACCGACATCGACATGACGCGCATCCAGGCGCACCGCGCCGCCGCCCGCGACAGCGGCCGGCGCTATTCGGTCGTCGGCTATCTGCTGTACGCCGCAGGGCGGGTCCTCGACCGTCACCCGGAGGCCAACGCCGTCATGGCCCCCGGCTGGCCCGGACTCCTGCGACGCCCGAGAATCGTCCGCTTCGACGGCGTCACCGCCAAACTCGCCCTGGACCGGCCCGTCGAGGGCGAGCGCACCGTGCTCTCGGCGCTCGTTCCCGGCCTGGAGGCCGCGAACCTGCGCGAGATCCAGGAACGCATCGACCGCTACCGGGGCGAACAGGCCGCGGAACTGCCCGAGTTCAAGGGTGTACGGATGCTGGGCCGGCTTCCGGTCCCGCTCGGCAGAGCCGCCTTCGCCGCGGCGCTGCGCAATCCGCACAGGCGCGCAGGCGTGTTCGGCACGGTCTCGGTCAGCTCGCTCGGCCACCGGAACGTCGACGGCTTCCACTCGGCCGGCGGCACCGCCGTGACTCTCTGCGCGGGCCGCATCGTGGACCGTGCGGTGGTCCGCGACGGCGTCGTGGTGCCCGCACCCATGATGCGACTGGGCCTCACCTTCGACCACCGGGTGATCGACGGCGCGATCGCGGCCGACGTGCTGTCCGATCTTCACCACACGATGGAGAGCTTTGATGACGGTACCTGGGCGCCGGACCCCGGGCCCGACCCTCGGGGAGCCGATCGCGGTCTCCGGCCCTTCGGCGGACTGGAGCAGAGTACGCGCTGA
- a CDS encoding 3-oxoacyl-ACP synthase III family protein, translated as MTTPTTHLASIGTALPGDPVDNATLSKVLGINEEWIEVFIGTRTRYFARDLGTGVVRWSLADLCAQAAEKALAAPGVDPSEIEFIVLGTATPDTLMPATVNHVADQLGLDQVPTFQLQSGCAGAVQALGVARTMIASGQYRGGLVIGGDVCSKHLDLQRDVSGAAPGDLVNYVLFGDGAGAAVVTDEPRGQRVALRHVLNRFTGLGRKPGQVIEWFGLADRYDDRQALTEDYKAIEESVPVMAVEILWEMLGELEWEADQLDYLLPPQLSGRMTRRITEELDVPTAKDISCVADTGNNGNALPFLQIEKLLESMSDGQKALAVAVESSKWIKAGFALEKL; from the coding sequence ATGACCACTCCGACGACCCATCTGGCCTCCATCGGCACCGCTCTGCCCGGTGACCCGGTGGACAACGCCACCCTGTCCAAGGTGCTCGGCATCAACGAGGAGTGGATCGAGGTCTTCATCGGCACCAGAACGCGGTACTTCGCCCGGGACCTCGGCACCGGCGTGGTGCGCTGGTCGCTCGCCGACCTGTGCGCGCAGGCCGCCGAGAAGGCACTCGCCGCCCCCGGTGTCGACCCGTCCGAGATCGAGTTCATCGTCCTCGGCACGGCCACCCCGGACACCCTGATGCCCGCCACCGTCAACCATGTCGCCGACCAGCTCGGCCTGGACCAGGTCCCCACCTTCCAGCTCCAGTCCGGCTGTGCCGGCGCCGTACAGGCCCTCGGCGTCGCCCGGACGATGATCGCCTCCGGTCAGTACCGCGGCGGTCTCGTCATCGGCGGCGACGTGTGCAGCAAACACCTCGACCTCCAGCGCGACGTGTCCGGCGCCGCCCCCGGCGACCTCGTCAACTACGTCCTGTTCGGCGACGGCGCCGGCGCGGCCGTCGTCACCGACGAGCCGCGCGGACAGCGCGTCGCGCTGCGCCATGTCCTCAACCGCTTCACAGGGCTGGGCCGCAAGCCCGGTCAGGTCATCGAGTGGTTCGGGCTCGCCGACCGGTACGACGACCGGCAGGCCCTCACCGAGGACTACAAGGCCATCGAGGAGTCCGTGCCCGTCATGGCGGTCGAGATCCTCTGGGAGATGCTCGGTGAACTCGAGTGGGAGGCCGACCAGTTGGACTACCTTCTGCCGCCGCAGCTGTCCGGCCGTATGACCCGTCGCATCACCGAGGAACTCGACGTGCCGACCGCGAAGGACATCAGTTGCGTCGCGGACACCGGCAACAACGGAAACGCCCTGCCCTTCCTGCAGATCGAGAAGTTGCTGGAGTCGATGTCCGACGGCCAGAAGGCCCTCGCGGTCGCCGTCGAGTCCAGCAAATGGATCAAGGCCGGCTTCGCCCTGGAGAAGCTATGA